A genomic segment from Chitinophaga niabensis encodes:
- a CDS encoding GAF domain-containing protein codes for MAEDLSIIKGTKESQYQSLLPQIKALITGEPDLIANLANIAGALKEQFGWLWVGFYLVKQDELVLGPFQGPVACTRIRKGKGVCGTSWATAQTLIVPDVEAFPGHIACSSLSRSEIVVPMLQDDVVMGVLDVDSVELNEFDETDRQYLEEIVSWIK; via the coding sequence ATGGCAGAAGACCTCAGCATTATCAAAGGCACAAAGGAAAGCCAATACCAATCCCTTCTCCCACAGATCAAAGCACTGATCACCGGCGAACCGGACCTCATTGCCAACCTCGCCAATATTGCCGGCGCACTGAAAGAACAGTTCGGCTGGTTATGGGTAGGATTTTATCTCGTAAAACAGGATGAACTGGTGTTAGGGCCTTTCCAGGGACCGGTAGCGTGTACCCGTATCCGTAAAGGAAAAGGTGTTTGCGGTACCAGCTGGGCAACGGCGCAAACCCTGATCGTACCGGATGTGGAAGCATTTCCGGGACATATTGCGTGTAGTAGTTTATCGCGGTCTGAGATAGTGGTACCGATGTTGCAGGATGATGTAGTTATGGGCGTATTGGATGTAGACAGTGTTGAGTTGAATGAGTTTGACGAAACAGACAGGCAATATCTTGAAGAGATTGTTTCCTGGATAAAATAA
- a CDS encoding ABC transporter permease: MFRNHLKIALRHLWKHRTYTGINLAGLVIGLAACWVILLHVGDELSYDRFHEKGENIYRVVNAASWEGGQLNLATSSAPQGPALQNNFPEVLAQTRIVPEGGGSLLSAGDKSVQPGEALLADSNVFQVFTFPFIAGDPTTALKAPNAIVLTKSLAAKLFTDPAAALGKSVVWNGDKDVDLVTGVMEDVPHNAHFHFTALRTLPKGFTSRWDNFSIYTYLLLQPGADAEKISSKSQAFYEQYMKGDMGDGVKFRMSLQPLRDIHLNSHLGYELGVNGSKRSVYIFATVAILILLIACINYMNISTARSSVRVKEVGVRKTLGSVQGQVAGMFLVESIILTLLAALLAAIVTSVALPVFNRIAGKSLSLWQYGVGYTLLLLLVFSIGAGFLAGSYPAIFMSRFKTINALKGKQGSQTGNAAFRKVLVSFQFVVAIILIAVSIITWLQMEYVNKKDLGFAKDQILSFHLNDMRLRESVSAIKAELKKSPYIESVSAASNPLGNNNIGANGFKAEKDGKFEHGSLITQNYYADADFVPVMGLKLVEGRNFDPARPGERYTTLLVNETMVKEMGLKDPIGKRVQYEADTIRERRIIGVVKDFHIYSLQHKIAPMAIMQPVFTAMEDNLFVRLNKAHIPEGLQYLEEVYARFEKTYPLEAHFLDENFSRQYFAERAQSKVFLLFTLLAIFIACLGLFGLAAFTAEQRTKEIGIRKVLGASVASITGMLSKDFLKLVLIAAVMAIPIAWWSMQVWLKDFAYRISLSWWMFAAAGLLAIVIALATVGYHAMRAALANPARSLRAD, from the coding sequence ATGTTCCGCAATCACCTGAAAATAGCACTCCGCCATCTATGGAAACATCGTACCTATACCGGTATTAACCTGGCAGGGCTGGTCATTGGCCTTGCTGCCTGCTGGGTCATCCTGCTGCATGTGGGGGACGAACTGAGTTACGACCGCTTCCATGAAAAGGGTGAAAATATCTACAGGGTGGTGAATGCGGCCAGCTGGGAAGGAGGGCAGCTCAACCTGGCTACTTCCTCTGCGCCACAAGGGCCGGCCTTGCAAAATAACTTCCCTGAAGTATTAGCGCAGACAAGGATCGTGCCGGAGGGTGGAGGTAGTTTGCTGAGCGCAGGAGATAAAAGTGTTCAACCGGGGGAAGCCCTTTTAGCGGATAGCAATGTTTTCCAGGTTTTCACTTTCCCTTTCATTGCAGGTGATCCCACTACGGCATTGAAAGCTCCGAATGCTATCGTATTAACAAAAAGCCTTGCCGCAAAGTTATTTACAGATCCCGCCGCCGCATTGGGTAAAAGTGTTGTATGGAACGGTGATAAAGATGTAGACCTGGTAACAGGTGTAATGGAAGATGTTCCGCATAACGCACATTTTCATTTTACGGCATTGCGTACGCTGCCGAAGGGCTTTACTTCCAGGTGGGATAATTTCAGCATCTATACCTATCTCTTATTACAGCCCGGCGCAGATGCGGAAAAGATCAGCAGCAAAAGCCAGGCTTTCTATGAGCAATACATGAAAGGGGATATGGGAGATGGTGTGAAATTCAGGATGAGCCTGCAACCACTGCGCGATATACATCTGAACTCCCATCTTGGTTATGAATTGGGTGTGAACGGCAGCAAACGGAGCGTGTATATCTTTGCCACTGTAGCCATACTGATATTATTGATCGCCTGCATCAACTACATGAATATTTCCACAGCCCGTTCTTCTGTAAGAGTAAAGGAAGTGGGCGTGCGTAAAACATTAGGGTCTGTACAGGGGCAGGTAGCAGGCATGTTCCTGGTAGAATCCATTATCCTCACTTTACTGGCAGCGCTGCTGGCTGCTATAGTTACCAGTGTGGCATTGCCTGTATTCAACAGGATAGCCGGCAAATCCTTATCGCTCTGGCAATACGGTGTGGGTTACACGTTGTTATTGCTCCTGGTGTTTTCTATAGGGGCAGGTTTCCTGGCGGGTTCTTACCCGGCCATCTTTATGTCCCGCTTCAAAACCATTAATGCGCTGAAAGGAAAACAGGGAAGTCAAACAGGGAATGCAGCTTTCAGGAAGGTATTGGTTTCTTTCCAATTCGTAGTGGCCATCATTTTAATTGCAGTGTCTATCATTACATGGCTGCAGATGGAATATGTGAATAAAAAGGACCTTGGTTTTGCGAAGGACCAGATCCTGAGCTTTCACCTGAACGATATGCGGCTGCGAGAAAGTGTGTCTGCTATCAAGGCTGAATTGAAGAAGAGCCCTTATATAGAAAGCGTGTCCGCCGCCAGCAATCCTCTTGGCAATAACAATATCGGGGCAAATGGTTTTAAAGCAGAGAAAGACGGGAAGTTTGAACACGGATCACTGATCACACAGAACTATTATGCAGATGCGGATTTTGTGCCGGTTATGGGGCTTAAACTGGTAGAGGGAAGGAACTTTGACCCTGCCAGGCCGGGAGAAAGATACACTACCCTGCTGGTGAATGAAACAATGGTAAAGGAAATGGGGTTGAAAGATCCTATCGGCAAACGGGTGCAATATGAAGCAGATACTATCCGGGAACGCCGGATCATAGGTGTGGTGAAAGACTTTCACATTTATTCCCTTCAACATAAAATAGCTCCCATGGCTATTATGCAGCCCGTGTTTACGGCCATGGAAGATAACCTGTTTGTACGTTTGAATAAAGCGCATATCCCGGAAGGACTGCAGTACCTTGAAGAAGTGTATGCCCGGTTCGAAAAAACATATCCATTGGAAGCGCATTTCCTGGATGAGAACTTCTCCCGTCAATATTTCGCGGAGCGGGCCCAGAGCAAAGTATTCCTGCTGTTCACCCTCCTGGCTATTTTCATTGCCTGCCTGGGACTGTTTGGCCTGGCTGCTTTTACGGCAGAGCAAAGGACCAAAGAGATCGGTATCCGCAAAGTACTGGGTGCCTCCGTGGCGAGTATCACCGGTATGTTGAGCAAAGATTTCTTAAAACTGGTACTGATCGCCGCGGTGATGGCCATACCCATTGCCTGGTGGAGTATGCAGGTATGGCTGAAGGATTTTGCCTACCGTATCTCATTGAGCTGGTGGATGTTTGCTGCGGCAGGATTGCTGGCAATAGTGATCGCATTGGCCACAGTAGGCTATCATGCCATGCGGGCAGCCCTCGCTAACCCGGCAAGGAGCCTGCGGGCGGATTGA
- a CDS encoding sensor histidine kinase, whose amino-acid sequence MPVRFTYRPFVLLVIWMMLMYGMTLLGHPSPLKALYYIHINNGLFGFISFFLFYITISWPLPVFLRNRNWWALLSKLIPLILFFILFKYFIAHTFFREEVLLMGTRGNAKVYRTFGQFFFNGLWSNTLVVLAAVAYVLFFSWLEEDKRRKNLDQQKQQAEFAFLKMQLNTHFLMNSLNSIYSLALVRSPQVVDATHTLSDILEYMVAQPPITSYRSKLVDEIRYLEDYIALQRLRTGCEECIQLTVAGDPHVYEIAPLLLVPFVENAFKHGIANQAAKPVTIHITCTEEELQFTVFNFKSGARKDKTGGIGLHNVRKRLDLVYPGQYQLEVQDNDADYYCKLSIRW is encoded by the coding sequence ATGCCTGTACGCTTTACATATCGGCCCTTTGTGCTCCTGGTGATCTGGATGATGCTGATGTATGGCATGACCCTCTTAGGGCATCCCAGTCCGCTTAAAGCGCTGTATTACATTCATATTAACAATGGCCTGTTTGGTTTCATCAGCTTCTTTCTCTTCTATATCACCATCTCATGGCCGCTTCCGGTTTTCCTCCGAAACAGGAACTGGTGGGCCTTACTGTCTAAACTGATCCCGCTGATCCTGTTCTTTATCCTGTTCAAATACTTCATAGCGCATACCTTTTTCCGGGAGGAAGTATTACTGATGGGTACAAGAGGTAATGCCAAAGTGTACAGAACTTTCGGCCAGTTCTTTTTCAACGGGTTATGGAGCAATACCCTGGTAGTGCTCGCCGCCGTTGCTTATGTGCTCTTCTTTTCCTGGCTGGAAGAAGATAAACGCAGGAAGAACCTAGACCAGCAAAAACAACAGGCTGAATTTGCTTTCCTGAAAATGCAGCTCAACACCCACTTCCTGATGAACAGCCTGAACAGCATTTATTCGCTGGCACTGGTCCGTTCCCCGCAGGTAGTAGATGCTACACACACGCTTTCAGATATACTGGAATACATGGTAGCGCAACCGCCCATTACCAGCTATCGCAGCAAACTGGTGGACGAGATCCGTTACCTGGAAGATTATATTGCGCTGCAACGTTTGCGTACCGGCTGTGAGGAATGCATTCAGCTCACCGTAGCCGGAGATCCGCATGTTTATGAAATAGCGCCGCTGTTGCTGGTACCTTTCGTGGAGAATGCATTCAAACATGGTATTGCAAACCAGGCAGCAAAACCTGTTACCATTCATATCACCTGTACTGAAGAGGAATTACAGTTTACTGTATTCAATTTCAAATCGGGTGCCCGGAAAGACAAAACGGGCGGCATTGGCCTGCACAATGTGCGCAAACGCCTGGACCTTGTATATCCCGGGCAGTATCAGTTAGAAGTACAGGATAACGATGCGGATTATTATTGTAAATTGAGTATACGCTGGTAA
- a CDS encoding SufE family protein encodes MTIKEQQDRIIEDFEVFGDWMEKYEYIIQLGKDLPLIDPKYKTDDNLIRGCQSKVWLHAELQDGKLVFSADSDAVITKGLVGLVIQVLSNQTPKDIAEAEIYFIDAIGLTSHLSPTRSNGLLSMLKQIKMYAIGYQAKSIQN; translated from the coding sequence ATGACTATCAAAGAGCAACAGGACAGGATCATAGAAGACTTCGAAGTGTTTGGAGACTGGATGGAGAAATATGAATACATCATCCAGCTGGGAAAAGACCTGCCGCTCATTGACCCGAAGTATAAAACAGACGATAACCTGATCCGTGGCTGCCAGAGTAAAGTATGGCTGCATGCGGAACTACAGGATGGCAAACTGGTATTCTCTGCAGACAGTGATGCCGTGATCACCAAAGGCCTTGTAGGACTGGTGATACAGGTACTCAGCAATCAAACGCCGAAAGACATCGCAGAAGCAGAGATCTATTTCATAGATGCCATCGGCCTTACCAGCCATCTCTCCCCTACCCGTTCAAACGGCTTGCTGTCCATGCTGAAACAGATCAAAATGTACGCCATAGGATACCAGGCTAAATCAATTCAAAACTGA
- a CDS encoding DUF59 domain-containing protein yields METITLRDQVEEALHTVYDPEIPVNIYDLGLVYSIDVADGNVVVIMTLTAPGCPVAGSIMQEVNDKIMAIPGVTNADVRLTFDPPWTKDMMSEEAKLELGFL; encoded by the coding sequence ATGGAAACAATAACACTCAGAGACCAGGTGGAAGAAGCGTTACACACAGTGTACGATCCGGAGATCCCCGTGAATATCTACGACCTGGGCCTTGTGTACTCAATAGATGTGGCTGACGGAAATGTAGTGGTGATCATGACCCTTACAGCACCCGGATGCCCTGTGGCCGGAAGTATCATGCAGGAAGTGAATGATAAGATCATGGCTATCCCCGGCGTTACCAATGCAGATGTTCGCCTTACTTTTGATCCGCCCTGGACAAAAGATATGATGAGCGAAGAAGCAAAACTTGAATTAGGATTCCTCTAA
- a CDS encoding TlpA family protein disulfide reductase: protein MKKLVVVAALMSPMALMAQTQKTALPKQITVKGSVKFATPEERFRKIWLSRDNGTGKAVVVDSAVLGADLTYSFRIKQDHPGVYKLNIMQWDHISFWSDADVTVDSRGYDTAKMKMKIPHFYLVKGSSDNNFINQVELNNTNGYLRMVDELNEEYYAKKYKDEKGDSAWISYLKTRKRYNPMREDAKMREELLMEIYKDRPVLIYALRGMAGTEDGEKYAAVLTKLDNLIAKYPWLTEAKEMKTTILRNKAQAMKLKAGQPVPAISYPDDLGKLQGLEQYKGKYVLVDFWASWCGPCRQAIPRVKELYTQYKEKGLEVVSISIDTDKKAWRKAMEEEKMSWMQLLSDDKDKTMEVFQFSGIPTMYMIDPQGNIITKFTGFSPEAQKEAEGILAKGTSAKPAAERKAIPMTSM, encoded by the coding sequence ATGAAGAAATTAGTAGTTGTGGCAGCCCTGATGAGCCCTATGGCCCTGATGGCACAAACACAGAAAACAGCCCTTCCTAAACAGATCACCGTAAAAGGGAGTGTAAAGTTTGCCACGCCGGAAGAGCGTTTCAGAAAGATCTGGCTCTCCCGCGATAATGGTACCGGCAAAGCTGTGGTAGTGGATTCTGCTGTTCTCGGGGCAGACCTTACCTATTCTTTCAGGATCAAACAGGACCATCCCGGTGTCTATAAACTGAATATCATGCAATGGGACCATATCAGCTTCTGGAGCGATGCTGATGTAACCGTTGATTCCCGTGGTTATGATACCGCTAAGATGAAAATGAAGATCCCGCACTTCTATCTTGTAAAAGGCTCTTCAGACAACAATTTCATCAACCAGGTAGAATTAAATAATACCAATGGTTACCTCCGGATGGTAGACGAATTGAATGAAGAATACTACGCTAAAAAATACAAGGATGAGAAAGGAGATTCTGCCTGGATCAGTTACCTTAAAACCCGCAAGCGTTATAATCCTATGAGAGAAGACGCAAAAATGCGTGAAGAGCTGCTCATGGAGATCTATAAGGACCGCCCGGTGCTGATCTATGCTCTGCGTGGTATGGCAGGTACGGAAGACGGAGAAAAGTATGCCGCGGTATTAACCAAACTGGATAACCTGATCGCGAAATACCCCTGGTTAACGGAAGCGAAGGAAATGAAGACCACCATCCTCAGGAACAAGGCGCAAGCCATGAAGCTCAAAGCAGGACAGCCGGTTCCAGCTATCTCTTATCCTGATGACCTGGGTAAATTACAAGGCCTGGAGCAATACAAAGGCAAATATGTATTGGTTGATTTCTGGGCCAGCTGGTGTGGTCCCTGCCGCCAGGCGATCCCAAGGGTAAAAGAATTATACACGCAATACAAAGAGAAGGGATTGGAAGTAGTGAGCATCTCTATCGATACAGATAAAAAAGCCTGGAGGAAAGCAATGGAAGAAGAAAAGATGAGCTGGATGCAGCTATTAAGTGATGATAAGGATAAAACGATGGAAGTATTCCAGTTTTCAGGTATTCCTACCATGTATATGATCGACCCGCAGGGTAATATCATTACAAAGTTTACGGGCTTTAGTCCTGAGGCGCAAAAGGAGGCAGAGGGGATCCTGGCGAAGGGTACTTCAGCAAAGCCTGCAGCAGAGAGGAAAGCGATCCCTATGACTTCGATGTAG
- a CDS encoding LytR/AlgR family response regulator transcription factor, whose translation MAIQCIVVDDEPLAVQVIEAFISKMPELQLQRSFSNPLEALAYLKQEPSVKLVFLDIQMPELTGVEFMQLLQNQVDVVIISAYDEYALDGFQYEATDYLLKPVSFERFVKAVQKVVNKQQKDNISLVQNEFIFIRTDKRIVRVNLSEILFIEALRNYVAIQTANQKILTLQNLRGIEEILPPQKFIRVHKSFITAIDKIDSVERQRIFIGAHTIPIGDTYVKQFFEAIKLG comes from the coding sequence ATGGCTATACAATGTATTGTGGTAGATGACGAACCGCTCGCCGTACAGGTGATCGAAGCATTCATTTCTAAAATGCCGGAACTACAACTGCAACGCAGCTTCTCCAATCCGCTGGAAGCATTGGCCTACCTGAAACAGGAACCATCTGTAAAGCTGGTGTTCCTGGACATCCAGATGCCGGAACTCACCGGCGTTGAATTCATGCAGTTATTACAGAACCAGGTGGATGTTGTGATCATCTCCGCCTACGATGAATATGCACTGGATGGTTTCCAGTACGAAGCCACGGACTATCTTCTGAAACCCGTATCCTTTGAACGTTTTGTGAAGGCAGTGCAAAAGGTGGTGAATAAACAGCAGAAAGATAATATCTCCCTTGTGCAGAATGAATTCATCTTCATCCGTACAGATAAACGCATTGTACGGGTGAACCTCAGCGAAATATTATTCATTGAGGCATTGCGCAACTACGTAGCTATACAAACTGCAAATCAGAAGATCCTTACCCTGCAGAACCTCCGTGGGATCGAGGAAATACTCCCGCCGCAGAAGTTCATCCGGGTGCATAAATCATTTATCACGGCTATTGACAAAATAGATAGTGTGGAAAGACAGCGTATTTTTATCGGGGCGCATACAATACCTATCGGGGATACTTATGTGAAGCAATTCTTTGAAGCTATCAAACTGGGATAA
- a CDS encoding histidine kinase, with product MLSSKPYRYLVHLAIWMALVMLYISPQILANFSSSFGMQWVLVRYIVYGFINFQLFYLLVFVVFPLKGKKPVVAVILTLLAFCLIKYGAGLIFPDLVLQKAIALIGVKKTYLSFSAYSRIALQTSLLVAFAAYAYYIFIHWRSSDKGSRELERSLADVSRQYERMHLSSQLLLRKLKALEDVLKVEEKRDQEGVECILQLSELLRYMLYDKSVQREKASLQKELHFYNIYLKLHNRLFPQQMISLQINGSTAGFSIEPLLLQSATEQLLQQQSSPAPFTVELHIQPDSLSLKATQKAFKTPLYPELA from the coding sequence ATGCTCAGCAGCAAACCATACCGTTATCTCGTACACCTGGCCATCTGGATGGCGCTGGTAATGCTCTATATTTCACCGCAAATCCTGGCAAATTTCAGCTCCTCCTTTGGTATGCAATGGGTATTGGTAAGATATATCGTTTATGGCTTTATAAACTTCCAGCTGTTCTACCTGCTCGTTTTTGTAGTGTTCCCTTTAAAGGGCAAAAAGCCGGTTGTTGCAGTGATCCTCACATTACTTGCTTTCTGCCTGATCAAATATGGCGCAGGACTTATTTTCCCTGACCTGGTATTGCAGAAAGCCATAGCCCTGATAGGGGTAAAAAAAACTTACCTCTCCTTCTCCGCCTATTCACGTATAGCCCTGCAAACCAGCCTGCTCGTTGCTTTCGCGGCATATGCCTATTACATCTTCATTCACTGGCGCTCCAGCGACAAAGGCAGCCGTGAGCTGGAAAGGTCCCTGGCAGACGTTTCCCGGCAGTATGAGCGCATGCATTTATCCTCACAGTTATTGTTGCGCAAATTAAAAGCATTGGAAGATGTACTGAAGGTAGAAGAGAAAAGGGACCAGGAAGGAGTGGAATGCATCCTGCAATTATCAGAACTGCTGCGGTATATGTTGTACGATAAATCTGTTCAACGCGAAAAGGCCAGCCTGCAAAAGGAGCTGCATTTTTATAATATCTACTTAAAGCTGCATAACCGCCTCTTCCCGCAGCAAATGATCAGCTTGCAGATCAATGGCAGCACAGCAGGTTTCAGTATAGAACCTTTGCTGCTGCAATCTGCCACAGAGCAACTCTTACAGCAACAATCCTCCCCCGCCCCTTTCACGGTGGAACTGCATATTCAACCGGATTCCTTATCCCTGAAGGCAACACAAAAAGCCTTTAAAACACCTTTATATCCTGAATTAGCCTGA
- a CDS encoding M1 family metallopeptidase: MAVSAQQSASKFNAYKAFEPVFYEANGDEVRTASGRPGSKYWQNSADYKIDVTFDDVKDNIAGTVVITYKNNSPENLPFLWLQLDQNIYNEASRGVAVTPVAGGRWANRNFNGGYTISDVSIVALGKEQKATHEIVDTRMRVELPQALKANGGVIQLKVKFSFNIPEYGTDRMGILKTKNGKVYEIAQWYPRMCVFDNVIGWNTLPYLGQGEFYLEYGNIEYTINAPANHIVVGSGALLNPAEVLTPVQLQRWKKAEQSDRTVMLRDVNEITDASTRPAKERLTWKFKCTNTRDVAWASSPAFIWDAARINLPGGKRSLAMSVYPVESAGDSAWRRSTEFVKGCIEHYSEKWYPYTYPVAVNVAGIVGGMEYPGIVFCSARSQKGGLWGVTSHEFGHNWFPMIVGSNERRFAWMDEGFNTFINGLAEKEFNGGEFADKGKPNRHAASRMMYYDSASSIYHRADVIRGGSLGILAYYKPAMGLDLLREVVLGEERFDKAFRYYIDNWAFKHPTQWDFFRAIENSSGESLDWFWRGWIINNWKVDLAAKEVTYQNDTTAIITIECLEQLPMPATVEIKEENGTSKRVNLPVEIWQTGPVWRFRYTTAAGSKVVSVNVDPDKALPDANTLNNVWNK; the protein is encoded by the coding sequence ATGGCAGTATCAGCGCAGCAAAGCGCTTCTAAATTCAATGCTTACAAAGCTTTTGAACCCGTATTTTACGAAGCCAACGGAGATGAGGTCCGCACGGCAAGTGGCAGACCCGGCAGTAAATACTGGCAGAACTCGGCAGATTACAAGATCGATGTGACCTTTGACGATGTGAAGGACAATATCGCCGGTACCGTGGTGATCACGTACAAGAACAATAGCCCGGAGAACCTGCCTTTCCTCTGGCTGCAGCTGGACCAGAACATTTACAACGAAGCATCCCGTGGTGTAGCTGTTACGCCGGTTGCCGGAGGCCGCTGGGCAAACCGTAATTTCAATGGCGGTTATACGATCAGCGATGTGTCTATCGTGGCTTTAGGCAAAGAGCAGAAAGCCACTCATGAAATAGTGGATACCCGCATGCGGGTAGAACTGCCACAGGCTTTAAAAGCCAATGGCGGCGTGATCCAGCTGAAAGTGAAGTTCTCCTTTAATATTCCCGAATACGGTACAGACCGGATGGGCATCCTCAAAACCAAGAACGGTAAAGTATACGAGATAGCACAGTGGTATCCCCGCATGTGTGTATTTGATAACGTGATAGGATGGAATACCCTGCCATACCTTGGCCAGGGAGAGTTCTACCTGGAATACGGGAATATTGAATATACCATCAATGCGCCTGCAAATCATATTGTGGTAGGTTCCGGCGCTTTGCTGAATCCCGCAGAAGTATTAACGCCTGTACAACTGCAACGCTGGAAGAAAGCAGAGCAAAGTGATAGAACGGTGATGCTGCGCGATGTGAATGAGATCACGGATGCCTCTACCCGCCCGGCCAAAGAACGCCTTACCTGGAAGTTTAAATGTACCAATACGCGCGATGTAGCCTGGGCTTCCTCCCCTGCATTTATCTGGGATGCTGCCCGTATCAATCTGCCCGGCGGTAAAAGATCGCTGGCTATGAGCGTATATCCTGTAGAGAGTGCCGGCGATTCTGCATGGCGCCGTTCTACAGAATTTGTGAAAGGTTGTATAGAACACTATTCTGAAAAATGGTATCCCTATACTTATCCCGTGGCGGTGAACGTAGCGGGTATTGTAGGTGGAATGGAATATCCCGGTATCGTTTTCTGTTCCGCACGTTCTCAGAAAGGAGGTTTGTGGGGCGTAACAAGTCATGAATTCGGCCATAACTGGTTCCCCATGATCGTGGGCAGCAACGAAAGACGTTTTGCCTGGATGGATGAAGGTTTTAATACCTTCATTAATGGCCTTGCAGAAAAAGAATTCAACGGTGGCGAATTTGCAGATAAAGGTAAACCGAACCGCCACGCTGCCAGCCGCATGATGTACTACGATTCTGCCAGCAGCATCTATCACCGCGCCGATGTGATAAGAGGCGGCAGCCTGGGCATCCTCGCTTATTACAAACCTGCCATGGGATTGGACCTGCTGCGGGAAGTAGTATTGGGAGAAGAACGTTTCGACAAAGCATTCCGCTATTATATCGACAACTGGGCTTTCAAACATCCTACCCAATGGGATTTCTTCCGTGCTATTGAAAACAGCAGCGGAGAGAGCCTTGACTGGTTCTGGCGCGGTTGGATCATCAACAACTGGAAAGTGGACCTGGCTGCAAAAGAGGTAACTTATCAGAATGATACCACTGCTATCATTACCATTGAGTGCCTGGAACAATTGCCCATGCCAGCCACTGTAGAGATCAAAGAAGAGAATGGTACCAGCAAACGCGTGAACCTGCCTGTAGAGATCTGGCAGACCGGTCCTGTATGGCGTTTCCGTTATACAACTGCAGCCGGTAGTAAGGTGGTAAGTGTGAATGTGGACCCGGATAAGGCTTTGCCGGATGCCAATACCCTGAATAATGTCTGGAACAAATAA
- a CDS encoding NAD(P)/FAD-dependent oxidoreductase — MDLHSGYPYSLIRHGLPFNYPKLENDLRTSVVVIGGGISGALMAHALVREGITCVVLDARTVGLGSTSASTSLLQYEIDVPLTELKEKAGIAHAEKAYALCAASINKLEKIAKRVDAPYFERKHSLYLASFKKDLPKLEAEYKARKAMGLDVMFWDPGMLKDLLGLDAPGAIYSRTAAQTDAYSLTHALHQYNLKKGAEVYDRTFVQDISFPKNGVRLTTAEGYTVLAGHLVIATGYETLQYLPAGIVDLHATYAVASEHHEKGPLWYEDCLIWETKDPYLYMRSTPEHRIIVGGRDEKFYNPTKRDKLLPSKARQLQQDFSKHFPHIPFKPEFSWTGTFGSTQDGLPYIGTYAKMPHTFFALGFGGNGITFSQIAAEIVCDQIRGKQHPDAEVFSFARYKG; from the coding sequence TTGGACTTACACTCAGGATATCCATATTCACTGATCCGGCATGGCCTGCCTTTCAATTACCCCAAACTGGAGAACGATCTTCGTACGTCCGTGGTGGTGATAGGAGGAGGTATTTCAGGGGCGTTAATGGCCCATGCATTGGTGCGGGAGGGAATAACCTGTGTAGTATTGGATGCCCGAACTGTGGGCCTTGGAAGCACCAGCGCCAGCACCTCTCTGTTACAATATGAAATTGATGTGCCCCTTACGGAATTAAAAGAGAAAGCAGGTATTGCACATGCAGAAAAAGCATATGCCTTATGTGCCGCGTCTATCAACAAACTGGAGAAGATCGCCAAAAGAGTGGATGCGCCTTATTTTGAAAGGAAACACAGTTTATATCTCGCCTCCTTTAAGAAAGACCTTCCCAAACTGGAAGCAGAATACAAAGCCCGCAAAGCCATGGGCCTGGATGTAATGTTCTGGGACCCCGGCATGCTGAAAGACTTATTGGGACTGGATGCTCCCGGTGCCATCTACTCCCGCACGGCTGCACAAACAGATGCCTATAGTTTAACACATGCCCTCCATCAGTATAACCTGAAAAAGGGTGCTGAAGTGTACGACAGAACATTTGTGCAGGATATCAGTTTTCCTAAGAACGGCGTCCGGCTCACTACCGCAGAAGGTTATACGGTACTGGCCGGTCATCTTGTAATAGCCACCGGGTACGAAACCCTTCAATATCTCCCGGCCGGCATTGTGGACCTGCATGCCACTTATGCTGTAGCCAGCGAACATCATGAAAAAGGACCTTTGTGGTACGAAGACTGCCTGATCTGGGAAACAAAAGATCCCTACCTCTATATGCGCAGCACACCGGAACATCGCATCATTGTGGGTGGCCGGGACGAAAAGTTCTACAATCCCACTAAAAGGGATAAGCTCTTACCCTCCAAGGCCAGGCAGTTACAGCAGGATTTCAGTAAACATTTCCCGCATATTCCTTTCAAGCCTGAATTCAGCTGGACGGGCACCTTTGGCAGCACGCAGGATGGACTGCCCTATATAGGCACCTACGCTAAAATGCCCCATACCTTCTTTGCACTGGGTTTTGGCGGTAACGGCATCACCTTCAGCCAGATAGCCGCAGAGATCGTTTGTGATCAGATCAGGGGGAAACAGCACCCGGATGCGGAGGTTTTCTCCTTTGCCCGCTATAAGGGATAA